In Oryza sativa Japonica Group chromosome 8, ASM3414082v1, the sequence GAGAGCGGCCTgcgtctccctcctctcctcgcgaCGCTTTCAAATGCACCACCGCCTCGCCTCTCTCGCAGTCTCGCCTTcctcgccacgccacgccacgccgcgccgcgccacgccacgccacgccgagAAGCCGAGGAGTAGCAAgccactcgccgccgcgcgcgcatcACCGGCGCACCATCCGCGGCGGGCCGCGATGCAGGTTTTCCATGGTGCGCAGTTCGTGCGGCTGCGGAACTTGTGGGAGGAGACGTACATCACCGCCGACGAGGACGGGAGGTCGGTCTACCACTACGACccaggccgccgcccctcgcacGAGGCGATCTGGGCGGTGCAGTTGGCCGTCGCCGGGGAGCCCCCGACGCAGTACGTGCTCCTCCGCGGCGCCTACGGCCGCTACCTCGGTGCCCCGGACGCCGTCGAGCGCCGCTGGCCGCTCTCCTGCTGCTGTCCCGCCCCCGTCGTCGGCCAGCGCGACTTCGACCAGCCGGTGGTCGACGCCATCATGTGGCGTGCCGTCAGGAGGACCGGCCACGTCGTCTGCCTGCACGACAAGTCCGGCCGCTACCTGCGCGGCAAACTGATGAGTACCCTGGTTTGCGGTGGCCGCCCCAGCCTCACCGTCGGCGATGGCCGCCTCAGCGACGACGAGAAGGAGTTGCGGTGGGAGGTGCGTCCCGTCCTCCCGAGTCCAGGCAGGCCGGAGCTCCCGATCGCCACTGAGGTGAGCTCCTCCgatcctctcccctctcttctagCGATTCTACAACTTGTTTGCGTCATCGTTCTTCGTTCTGCTACAATCTGTTATGCTGATTGGGTGGGAGATCATCCGTGAATTGATCAAATTCCTTGTGCTATCTTGATTTTGTGCAGGCCGACTTGGCTGAGCTCTTCGTCAAGATATGCTTccccccgcggcggcgggagatcCAGTTCGTGGcgcccgacggcgacggcaacatCGTCTGGGATTCGTTTCAGTACCAAGGGAGGTCGGTGCAGCTCCTGAGAAACGAGCTCGAGAACCGTGTGGGCTACGCCATCACGATGTGcgtccgcgccggccgccatggGCGGCTCACCCcgctgctcatcaacctgccTCACAGCCGGGAGACCCTGCACATCGTCGCTCTCAGGCGCAACAGCGAAGGTAAGCAGCCTAGCTTCGATTTCGATATGCATGTTCCTGAATTTTCTGAACATAGTTTATGTTGTTCTGAATGGCATATATCTCCTTTTCTGGTCCTTTTGGTTATCTCAGCACCGTAGATTTTTCCAGTTCTCAGTGCACTGTTTGTGGAAAATGCAGTCATGTTTTTACTTGCTGAGTTAGGAGTTTTCTGAAGAACATTGTAGTAGAACAGCAGAAGTGAACATTGCAGTAGGAATTGTTTTTACTTGCTGACAAATGTGAGGAATTTTCTGTTGATGGAATGCAAGTCAGGCGTCACAAGAAAATTGTATGCAATTGGTGTACTATGCTTTCTTGGGAATAGGATTTTATCTGAATATGTAGATAAGAAGAATTAGTAGTAGCTAAATGGTATGTTAATACTGTGTGATCTGGCCTAGAACTATTGTTGTGGTGGGTCTGTCACCTAAAATGGATTGTCTGAAACCATTTCGAGTTCTTATTATCTGCATATAGAATGGATGCTAATTTCACTTTGTTCTGATTATTATCATGCAACAGCAGATGGTTTGCATATATGAAGGATGGTAGTTTCAATTTGTTGTGAAAATGATCGTCCAGTGCTTAGTGCGAAAGACGGGAACTCCGAGTAGTATCTTCATTTGCAGAATTGCTTGCActgttttttttacttgcaGGAGTAGTACTGTTTGGGCACTGTCTAACTGCATATTTCTCTGCTATGACTGCAGCGGATCATCGGTTGACATTCCCAGATCCGGATGCATCGTGACGTAGGAGATATAGGCATCGGAGGAGGGATTGATTCAGTGAATCCTTTCATGCTGAATTTCTGACAGGCTCAGGGAAATCGAGCGAAGATCAGTGTGTTGGTTTTAGAGGCATAGAGTAGAATTTTCAGTCGATGCCGGAAATGCAGTTTTATGTTGCTCTCAGTTGTAGAATGACAGGAAAAAACTGAAATTGTCAGGGTGTACAATGGGTGTTTTTACGCAGTTTACATACTTCGAAAACCCGGTAAAAGTGAAACAGGGTTTTTTAACGAAAATATTGGTTTTGGTGACAATTAGTCTTCATGCCTAGTACGGATTGATGACAAGAATGTGTGCTTAACTCTCCTGCAATATGTATTACAGTTCATGCTAAACTAGTTAGAAATATGACCAtcgttctgaattctgatgagtAATGGCATGCCCCTGTCCAGTGTGCTTAACGAAAATATCTAGGAACTTTGACGGTGCCAGTTTGCAGATGCTGCGTCCTATGCTGAATCTGTTAGTTCCAAAAGTTAAGAATCTGAGTCCATGGAACCTTCATAACTCTGTAAATTCACTTCTTTGAAAATAACTGGACAGATTCTAATTTCATTCTGTAAATTCACTTCTGACAAAAATATTGATTAAGGTCAgatgttctgaattctgaagtcATGACAGTAACTTAATCTCGTGAAGTTTGGTAATGTCAAGTGTGGAATCTAGTTAGGTAGTAGCTGCTTTTACTTGTTACGGTGATTATCTACCCTAAACCAATTGTTACATCAAAAAGTGAAGAACACATGACTCAGCGAGTCTAGGATAGTTCACTATTGACATGCAGACCGATAGATTGACATTATTAAAGAGAGTATATTGCGTTTTATCTTGAGCGATTTGTATGATGgtggtcaattttttttttgaaacattgCAGCATGCAGACACAGTGtgacttcagagttcagactctTTTGAAACTGGAGAGATTCATCTTGATTGCAGCAGCGATCTGAACAGGTTCAGAAACTCGTTTGCATGAATTTTGCAGGTCGCCCCCAAGTTTTACGTGGCCACGGTGCCCacgggcccacccgtcattgACGAGGTTGACCATTGACCagagggcccacctgtcagaccGCGACGTGCGcctccgtcctcctcctcgcgacGCTTTCAaatccaccaccaccaaatTCCTCCACGGCTAGTTGCCTCTCTCGTCTTCCTccccacgccacgccacgccacgcctcgCCACCGCGCGCACGCCGCCACCTCTTGTGCggcggccatcgccgtcgcgaTCGCTCGATCCTCTTCCTCCCCGCGCGGccgcgcgacgcgacgcgacgcacCGTCTCGCCACCGCGCGTTCGACTCTCCGACCAGATCATGGAGTCCTCGTACCACTCCATCCACGCGCGGCGGCCGTCGATGGAGGTTTTCCAGGGAGTGGAGTTCGTGGCGCTGCGGGTGTGGTGCTGCAACTCCTACCTCCACGCCGACGAGAACGGGCGGTCCGTCTACCACGGCAACctgcgcggcggcagcggcggcggctcgctgCACAACGCGGTGTGGGCCGTAGAGGAGGTGGTCGCCGGGGTGCCTCCCACGCGGTATGTGCTCCTCCGCGGAGCCTACGGCCGCTACCTCGGGTCCCCCGACGCCCCCGACCGCGAGCGCGAGGGCTGCTGCTCGCTCGAGGCAGCGCAGCGCGACCGCGACGTGCTGGATGTCGGTGCCATCATGTGGCGCGCCGTCGGGTGCTCCGGCCCGGACCTTGCCCGCGGCTGCGTCGTCCTTCTGCACGACAAGTCCGGGCGCTACCTGCGCGGCAACCAGACCTTCCTGGCTCGCCGCCCTGGCGTCTCCGTCCACAGCGACGTCGACAACGAAACGTCgctgaggtgggaggtggtgcgTGTCACCCCGAGTCAAGTCAGACCTGAGCTCCCGATCGCCACTGAGGTGAGATCCTCctactcctcctctctcctgatCCCCTCTCTTCCTTCAATTCTTGTGTTTGTGTTGTGTCCTTTATGCAATTCTACAACAAGAGGATTGTTCTGGTTCTAGTTGAAGAAGTCTTGATGATGATTGATTGGGTCGGAGATTAATCTTGAACCATGTAACAAtctgtgaattttttttatcaaattcgTTGTGCTGCTGTTGTTGATTTTGTGCAGTGCAACTTGACCAAGAATCTCGTCGCGGCGTGCTTTCCCCCGCTGAGGCGGCAGATCCAGTTCGTGACGGCCGGCGCAGGCGCCGCCGGCAACATCGACGTGTTCACCGGGAAGTCGGTCCAGCTCCTGAGAGAGAAGCTCGCAGGCATTCTGGGCTACGACGAGTTTACACTCTGCGTCCGCGCCGGCATCCATGGGCGGCTAACTCCTCTGCTCATCGACCTGCCTCGCAGCCGGGAGACCCTGCACATCGTCCTTGTCAGGCCCAACAGTGAAGGTAAGCAGACTAGCTCGATATGCATGTGTCTGAATTCTCTGAACATTGTTTATGTAGTTCTGAATGGTCTGCATAACTTGAGATTATTGATGATTCCGTAGATGACAGGGACTGAATTCTGACAAGTGATGACAGTGACTGAATTTCCTGAAGCACAAGTTCTTGAAATGTTAAAACTGCATCAGTAAGTCTAGTATAGTTCACTAATTGCAGATTGCCTGGCATTTTTTCATTGCCAAGCTTGCTAGATTGACTGAGTTTCCTGTGGGCAATGTTTATGTTTTTCAGGTCCCTTTTGTCCGTTCAATAATGTggattttgtagttttcagtACTGTAAATTGTTCAGTACTTTGGTATTTTGTGTTTCTTGATGATAGTTTTATCTGAATGTTGTGGAAATTCGGAGATGATGATCTGAATATTGTAGATAGGGAAAACCAGTAGTAGCTGAATGGTATGTTAATACTGCTTGTCTCTGTTCTACGACACCTTAAAATGGATGGTCTGAAACCAGTTCAAGCCTATATCCAACTTGTTCAGCACTATTTAAACTTGCCTCTGTTATTACTTGTGCCTAACTGCATGATTTCTTTGCTATTGCTGCAGCTGACGATCAGTTGCTATTCCCAAATCTGAATGCATTGTTGTTACTTGCCTCGGTTACCTCTCACATCTCCGGCAGCTCTTCTTCCGACAGAGGATATGCAGTTTCAGGCTCCAATGGTCTCAGATTGCCATTGATCACACTGAGGCCCAATGAAACTGCTCCGCAGAGCTCGACGCCTCACAATGCTTATACCCTTCCTTTGACGGATAATGGCACCGCAGCCACAGCAAAGGTACAGTCCCGCTGAACAATCTGCTCTTTCTGTCTTTCATACTTTCCAATGGCATGGTGTAACAAAGGCATAGTTAGGTTGCAGTTGTCCTGCTGAAAAATCATGTTATTTCCTACTAGTATTGCAAGATTTTAATAGCTTGGTTTTGGAGATACTATTTGTTGCATAGATCTCCTGCTAGCTTGCACCTTATTAGAGTAATATGTTTTCttgtttcaactttcaactgCCAAAAGACCTCAAAAGGTAGCAGTTGACAATAAAGATGACCATAATAAAAATGgagatgtaatttttttccctcaagagtgtaggatcgaacacaagaaaccaagcctaccagaggggggtgaatggtagagaaaactaaaacccaaaaacttttagcggaaataaaagttaccctcaaatcgatggaaatctcgacgtagtcctgtcgccgccgccggtcggaccgctCGCACGCCGCCAGTCGAACCGCTTGCACGCcgccggtcgaaccgccgaacccgatgaaacacaaatcgaagaactctcaaagtagatgacaactttattgcttctctctgtgtttacaaagtgcactaacaacactccttacaaaaatctcgactaaactcgaaaccctaactaaactatcagCTCCACGCTCTGAAAAGCGATaaaaaagcgataccgggaagcctcacgctccccctctatttatacatgaaaaACCCCCTACTCAAAATAGGTGTAGAACTCCTTTTCACAGTAGGACTCAAACCCTCAATTTCCAAACCTTTTACAATTTCCCAAAACTCGCACAGCCGCAATCAACCGCATCGGACTCGATCTCCTGCGCTTGCTCCTGCTTGGGCCTATCGCACGTGGGCCAACGTGCTGCTGCTCCTGGACCGGTTCGGCCTCCAGCCAGCTGCCACCGAAGCCCACCGAACCATCACACATGCATGAAGAACGCACCGAGCCACACATGCATGATCAACATACATGCATAGATACCATCCATACGCATGCTACAGTACCACgtgtactgtagcaccatataccCTTTTCTCAATTTCTCACTCCAATCTCCTTCGCGAACACCAGCACTTGCACGCACACCTCGTGAAGCCTGTTGCGAAGATCTCTCCCACACGGTGTCCATCCACCGTGTGACATCTCGTATCCAACTTCGTCACCCGATATCCTCGAccgtctggacctcaactcctccctgagttTAGTCCCGATCCCCACTGTTGACCGAAGTTGACCTCCAAGAATACTAGCTCTAGTCACCTTCTTACATGGTATCCCGACCGCAATAGACCTCTGCTCCTCTTGAGCATAGTCccggtcctcaccattgactaaggctgacctcaagtcacctgcacacaatcagacaaaacaaccgtttctgggcacagatatcacaacctgactcacattagtcacacgcactcacacTAACATTCGCACATCTTTTCAAACCAATTCTTTGATTAAATCATTTGcatagccaattgttcatcacaattattaatcatgacaatgatttcacaatctcccccttgatgaataCATTGGCAACATCTCCAAAATGCAAATTTgtgtttttgaaaaataaaaacaaaaatcacaaaagtgaaaaagaaaaactctccccctttttaaaagaaagaatttCTCCCATCAATTTGCAATCaaagcagaaaaagaaaaactctccccctttttaaaagaaagaatttCTCCCATCAATTTGCAATCAAAGCACAAAATCgactatttttaaaaatcgaaaCAGTTCATCAGTTCAATTCTCCCCTTTTCGAGAAGCATGCATTTTGTAAATCGAAACAGTTTCAGTTCAATTCTCCCCTTTCCAAGAAGCATGCATTTTGTATATTTCTCCCcctttgacaatgatttcatcaagaatTCAAAAGAGAAATAATGACAATAAAGCACAAATGAAATGATGTCATGCTTGCCACTTGTAATAACAAatttttattttccattttctatttttttcgaGAGCTTTGAAATGTACCAAAAGCAATTAATGATCATGTTTTGCAAGATAAGGGAGATAAATTCATCAACTAGTTAACAAGCATGCATCATAGTATAAACATGAATCAAAGATATTACAATTAAGCTCAAATCATCAATAAGGACTCATGActtcaaatgatttataatgcaatatattcacaagcacataggttgaaaaataaacactatacatatatacctattgcatttattacTGTTTATCAAATTAGCTTTAGTACAaaacaaccaagagaatttttaactttttctttccttgagacttttttgctcatatttttttctctcaattattccgggtacgtccttgtcgtcaagactgtttccaaggattcggcacccattatttttgctcacatcgaatacgtccttatCGTCAAGACTgcttccaaggattcggtatttaTTTTTTcgtattttttattctcttttcacaatgagcaattacaaagctatttgaggaataacaattcaataaagctATATATAAGCatttaaaaatcaaaccatatgctagcattaatattgcatattttcttaattcaagtaaaagaattagtgtcatgcatcatctcactTAAAAGCAATATCTAAGCTTCATATAAAGACTAAAATGCATACAAGCTAACATAGCAACAAATAGACCTCAATTattttgctagcatgcacaagaatatACTAGAGGTATAAAACAAAGctcttatttttcttatttttatttattttcaaaattagaGCAAATGCATAAAATAAACATGAATGCATGAAAAAgcacaaactccccctcaaattaacctccaattctccccaaagaaaaatcaagaagaaatcaaagattttaaaAAAGACATCCAATTGCCAATGATATCACCAAGGTTCTCATGAATCGACATATATCCACTTGTATTAACAAAAATTACTACCTCAAACACTAGCATATAAAAAGCTAATAATCGAGAGAGTAGAACCAAAAATATGTCAATCCAAAAATAAATTGATGTTACCATAAAAAGCAATCGCCATCTCAACGTTGAATGCACATGGGGAGTATGCCGCCAAAATACCTACGAACGAGAAGATGTCGAGGCCTCTGTGTTGGggttagaaataagaaattttggaatccaacactGAGTCACACGACCAATAGAACCAGTAGGTACATATGCACTGACAAAATCAGAATCAGACTTAGCTGAAAACTTACCTTTTGGTTTCACAAAAGTCCGATTTGAAGTATGCGAAAAACTGtcccgaggccggtctgaccgcccgttCAACTGCGGTCTAACCGTGCTCCTCGAACAaaaacccgatttttgccacCGTCGTTTCgcaaaagcaatttctctttcctttttctgtttgcGGGCAAGTCGAAAATaaaaaccaaccaaatgtcCATCTTTTCCGCAAAAAGAACAAGGGTACTTCTCACGACAAGTTTGTGAAGTAGATGGTTTTGAAATCAATGATTTTGCATCAACAGAAGGTTTTGCATTCACAACATTTGACTtcgaagaagatgcattcaaagaagacatgatgccagcagatttaaacacagtgttCTCAGGCTCAGTTTTTGTGTTTTTGGTGTTctctaccattcaccccccctctagtactgctacacctttttttttgtgtgttattTTCATTTCAAGAAATTTAGTAATTTTTGTCTTGTGAAAAAAATACATTCCAGTTTTGTGCCTTAAGCAACGCTCCGTTATTATAACAATccacaactctctctctctatataaatattaatgtgTATACACAGGCGGACGACGAGATTTGGAACAAAAGGCAAATCGGCTACGTCTACATCCTCAGCACCTCTTTGGCAGTTCTGTTTCTTGCCCGACCTTTTCTGCCGGCTGGTTATGACGGCTGGATGCTCGCCGCATTTGCATCTGTTTGGGGTCTGGGTAATGTATGCCTTCCCTGTGGCATGTTCGGTGAGAGGATTTGCAAGAGCTTGAGTCGGCATGTGGGTCATATTCTCTACATGACATTCTCAGCGCTGGTGATTTATGGCATATATCTACTGGCTGTACATGCTGATCCGACCCATTCAGCTTCAGTTCCAGCTCTAGCGCTGCCGTCATTGGGGTTGACATGGGAAGGAGTGTTCGGTCTTATTGGTGTTCTAGTTTCATTTGGACATCTATTCTTTTGGGTAAAGGTACGATAAACTGCTCGATCGGTTACCTGTTCTTGCGTTATTAACAGTATATAGTCCTTGCAATAATTAATTTGGCATTCTTAATTTGCAGTGCTGCTACACTGGTGTTGACCGTGACCGGGAGGCATAGTCTCACGTTAGCAATTTGGCCTGTTTGGCCTGTGGAtttgggcctgtttggttggctACCTGAGTGATGTGCCTAAGAAAACTACATGCCTAAGAGGCATTAGCTATCCTGTCAAAACTTGCCTGATGAGGCTAGCCTGAGCAAATGTTGTTTGGTTAGTAGCCTAAGCCTGAGGAAACTAAATTGAGATTAGATGGTTCATAATTACATGGTTAAGGTAgatattatttaaataaaacggtATCTCATATCCTAATCTATCGCATATAAGCAAATGTTGTATTTTCGGTTCGTTTGCACCAACCAAGATTCAACAATAAAATATTCCAACACCTTTTGCATGCACAGTCGTGGGTCCGTGACAGGACAAGCTTGATTAGCGCGTTTTGTTTTGtgtaactagactgagccaggCGCTCGTTTTTGGTGGCCTGAGCTAGGCTAATGAACCTATCAGGTTTTTCAGGTCAGGCAGGGAATGAAACCATCAGGCCACCAACCAAATGACACAGGATATCCCTCAGGGACATATCAGGCCAGGCTCTTTTGGCTCAGGGCttcaaccaaacagcccctgaCATGTGTTTCCTGTCCAGATTCTTGCCTGACATGTGTTACAAATTAGCACTTGTCGGCCCGATTGGTCAATTGGTCATCATACCCTGTGGGATATATTACCTTTTACtagtatatactatatatgAGATTCACTAGCTATGCACTGTAGTATCACAATGTCTGTCAGGTGTTTTTCCCTTTTCACCCCATCTTTACCTGACGCCTGGAAATTCCAACACACTATCTGATATAAGATGAGCAGAggtagagctagctagctgacaACCAGAGAAAAACACCCCGGGAAGTTGTCTAACTCGAACCTGACATGATTTCTTTTGCTCGTGCCGCATCCGAAACCTACacgtatatacgtacgtacgtgcacaCGGCCTCAACATAACGCGCATAGCTAGTTTAGCTGTATTGATTGTCGATCGAATCGCCAATTCGCCAtgggggaggagaagaaggaggaggaggaggagaaggccgcggcggcggagggcccCGATCTCCTGTGCAGCTTGCTGGAACAAGGGCGGctggcctcgccggcacggccgccgGCGGCACAGCCTTCAGATCATCCGATGATCGAGAGAGATATATGGAATCCTACCGGTGCCCCTGCTGGCATCAGAGCACTTGTGGTCAGTACCCCTCTCTGTACGACTGCACATAATGACATACACAAGTTCGACCAaagccttttattttttttatgctgCATTCGTTCtgaaaatataaggaatttaaGATGGATGTAACTTATCTTAAAACTACGAGTtcctgttcagattcatagtcaCATACACCAAAAaagttttatattttaggatggaggaagtacattTTTAGAGGCAATCGAGCCTTCTatcgtttttcttttctattttcttaaACGATTATATAGTAGATGCACTCTAGTACAGCCTTTGAGTGCGAAAGCGCTAATACGCGACTAGTCGCGCGCGTTCCTTCCCGCACGACTAGCCATGTGGCGCGCGCGGAGAGGGGACGGCGGATTGCGCGCGGAGGAGTTAGGTAGCATTGGTTTTTTTCcgg encodes:
- the LOC4344744 gene encoding uncharacterized protein, whose amino-acid sequence is MHHRLASLAVSPSSPRHATPRRATPRHAEKPRSSKPLAAARASPAHHPRRAAMQVFHGAQFVRLRNLWEETYITADEDGRSVYHYDPGRRPSHEAIWAVQLAVAGEPPTQYVLLRGAYGRYLGAPDAVERRWPLSCCCPAPVVGQRDFDQPVVDAIMWRAVRRTGHVVCLHDKSGRYLRGKLMSTLVCGGRPSLTVGDGRLSDDEKELRWEVRPVLPSPGRPELPIATEADLAELFVKICFPPRRREIQFVAPDGDGNIVWDSFQYQGRSVQLLRNELENRVGYAITMCVRAGRHGRLTPLLINLPHSRETLHIVALRRNSEADHRLTFPDPDAS